The nucleotide window TGATCGGTCTCGCCGCCGAACCGGGCCGCTACCAGCTCGTCGGCGTCGCCGAGGGCGAGTGGTACCGCCTGCTGACCGCGATGTTCCTGCACCAGCAGATCGCGCACATCGCGTTCAACATGCTCTCGCTGTGGTGGCTGGGGCCGCCCCTGGAGGCGGCGCTCGGCCGGGCGCGGTTCCTCGCGCTCTATCTGCTCGCCGGCCTGGGCGGCAGCGCGCTGTCGTATCTCCTCGCCGCGCAGAACCAGCCCTCGCTGGGCGCCTCCGGCGCGATCTTCGGGCTGCTCGGCGCGACCGCGGTCCTGATGCGGCGGCTGCGGTACGACATGAAGCCGGTGCTGATCCTGCTCGGCCTGAACCTCGTCTTCACGTTCCTGTGGCCGAATATCGCCTGGCAGGCGCATGTGGGCGGCCTCGTGGTGGGCGCCGCGGTGGCGTTCGGGATGGTGCATGCGCCGCGCGACCGGCGGACCCTGGTGCATTTCGCGACCTGCGCGGTGATGCTGCTCGCGATCGTCGCCGTGGTGGGGGTACGGACCCTTCAGCTCACCGGCTGAGGGGCCCGTACCGCCACGTTGTCCACAGTGCGTGGCCGATCTTGTGCATGCGGTGCGGAACTCTCGTTCCGCACCGCCCTGACCTGCGTTTCCCCAGCCGGGGCAGGGGGAGAGGGCGGCCCGGGGTGGGTGCCGCCGATCACACCGGCGTCAACCTCCCGAGGGTTATCCACAGATCTTCTGAAGTTTTCCCCGACTGTGGATAACCGTGTGGATGGCCTTGGGCAGGGCTTGCCCTACTTCCACTGGGTGGATACGCCGAAGCCCACCGCGATGAAGCCGAAGCCACAGACGATGTTCCAGTTGCCCATGGCCCCGATCGGCAGATCGCCTTCGGACACATAGAACGTCACGATCCACACCAGCCCGATCAGGAACATGGCCAGCATCAACGGCGCCACCCAGCCACGGCCTGAGTTCATCTTCAGGCTGGTGGTCTTCGCCGGCGGCGGCGTGAAGTCGTCCTTCTTGCGGATCCGTGACTTCGGCACGAGGAACTCTCCTGTCGATGCGCTGCTCCCCCGCTCTCGTCCGTGCTCGAGCGGGCGGTGCCCCCATCCGCGGGGAGGTACGGAGTGTGCGCCGGGGCGCGGATGCGGTGGGGAGCGGATTCGTTTCCCGGGCGTCCGTTAGCGTAGTGCTTCCGCGGCGCCGTAAGGAGTAAGGGTACGTTGAGCAATTCCGCTGACTCCCCCGACCGCCCCACCCGGTCACGCCTGCGGCCCGTGCGCCTCCTCACTCTCGTCGTCTTCGCGCTCGCCGGGCTGCTGTTCTGGCTCAGCTTCGACACCGCGCGCGGCACGAATCTGCGCTCGGACGACTCGATGCTGCGGCTGTCCGACCTCATCCAGGAACGCAGCCACAAGAACGGCACCCAGGACGAGAGCAATGCCGCGCTGCGCGCCGAGGTCGACTCCCTCGCCCAGCGTGACAACGGCAGCTCCAAGGCCGAGGAGGCCAAGCTCAAGGCGCTGGAGAAGAACGCCGGCACCAAGCCGGTCAAGGGCCAGGGCGTGACGGTCACGCTCACCGATGCCCCGCCGAACGCCACCGCCAAGATCCCCGGCATCCCCGAGCCGCAGCCCAACGACCTGGTCATCCACCAGCAGGATCTGCAGGCCGTCGTGAACGCCCTGTGGCACGGCGGCGCCAAGGGCATCAAGGTCATGGACCAGCGGCTGATCTCCACCAGCGCGGTGCGCTGCGTCGGCAACACCCTGATCCTCCAGGGCCGGGTCTACTCCCCGCCGTACAAGATCACCGCCGTCGGTGACCGCGAGGCCCTCACCAACGCCCTGACCGCCTCCCCCGCCATCCAGAACTACCTCCAGTACGTGAACGCCTACGGCCTCGGCTGGAAAGTCGACCAGCACGAGGCGATGACTCTTCCCGGCTACTCCGGCACAGTGGATCTCCACTACGCACAGCCTGTGAAGCCGTAGCCGCGTCCCCCGGGGCAGCGGGGAGGGGCGGGGCCGGATGACGCTGCGGGGCGGGACGACGGTGCGGTGGATCGTGCGGACGCTCAGCGAAATCTGCGTCACCGTGGGCGCGCTCATCGTGCTCTTCGTGG belongs to Streptomyces sp. NBC_01454 and includes:
- the crgA gene encoding cell division protein CrgA; the encoded protein is MPKSRIRKKDDFTPPPAKTTSLKMNSGRGWVAPLMLAMFLIGLVWIVTFYVSEGDLPIGAMGNWNIVCGFGFIAVGFGVSTQWK
- a CDS encoding rhomboid family intramembrane serine protease, encoding MDQVPGSPQEPRDARGDDGLPGCFRHPDRPTGIRCTRCDKPICPECMISASVGFQCPDCVRGGSGTGRAPQATAPRTIAGGTITADPRLVTKVLLGLNVAVFIAVSVTGGALSPLVNHLDMIGLAAEPGRYQLVGVAEGEWYRLLTAMFLHQQIAHIAFNMLSLWWLGPPLEAALGRARFLALYLLAGLGGSALSYLLAAQNQPSLGASGAIFGLLGATAVLMRRLRYDMKPVLILLGLNLVFTFLWPNIAWQAHVGGLVVGAAVAFGMVHAPRDRRTLVHFATCAVMLLAIVAVVGVRTLQLTG
- a CDS encoding DUF881 domain-containing protein encodes the protein MSNSADSPDRPTRSRLRPVRLLTLVVFALAGLLFWLSFDTARGTNLRSDDSMLRLSDLIQERSHKNGTQDESNAALRAEVDSLAQRDNGSSKAEEAKLKALEKNAGTKPVKGQGVTVTLTDAPPNATAKIPGIPEPQPNDLVIHQQDLQAVVNALWHGGAKGIKVMDQRLISTSAVRCVGNTLILQGRVYSPPYKITAVGDREALTNALTASPAIQNYLQYVNAYGLGWKVDQHEAMTLPGYSGTVDLHYAQPVKP